The sequence ACAGACCGTTCATCGACCGGAAGGTGTCGGTGGCGGTCATGGTGTCCTGCGGCCGGGCGATCCTGCCCTCCTCGTCGATCCAGACCACGGTCGGCACGTTGATCACGTTGTAGAGCTCGGCGATCCGTCCGTCCGCGTCGATCACCGCCGGGTGGGTGACGTCCGCGAGCCACTCCCGCGCGTCCTGCGGGTCGCGGTCGAGAGAGACGCTGACCACGCTGAACCCGTACCCTCCGAGCTCCCGGTGCAGGGCCTCCCAGGCGGGCAGGTCGTAGCGGCAGCCGCACCAGGAGGCCCAGAAGACCAGCGCGACCTTGGTGCCGCGCAGGCCGGCGAGCGGCCCGAACTCCGGGGCCCGGCCGAGGGCGGGCGCAGCCGGCTCGCCGACCACGACCACGCCCTCGTCCAGGTCGGCCACCGCCTGCCTGCCGAGCAGCTCGGCGAACCGCACCAGGTCCACACCGTCCTCGGTCTCCGCGGCGACGGCGCGGAACGACGGGATGCACGCGTCTCCCCTGCACCAGCCGTGCGGCTTGCGCTCCCAGCCGAGAATGGGCACCCCGTGCGGCACGACCAATCCGTCGATCTTCTCCTCGTGCCCGTCGGCGAGCAAGGTGATCATCTTCAGCCCCCTATTGGATAGCGTTACTCTCCAATTATTGGACAGTGAAGCTATCCAAACAAGAGGCGGTCCCCGGAAAGATGTGGCCGGAGAAGCAGAAAACCCCCGGAAGCCTATGCTTCCGGGGGTTTCACCCATGTAGCCCCGACCGGATTCGAACCGGCGCTACCGCCTTGAGAGGGCGGCGTCCTAGGCCACTAGACGACGGAGCCTTGCAGAGATGACAGTGGTAGTCCCGACCGGATTCGAACCGGCGCTACCGCCTTGAGAGGGCGGCGTCCTGGGCCACTAGACGACGGGACCCTACACACTGTCGTCGGATTCGGGGGGACCGAACCCGCAGCATCTCTTGACAGAGATGCAGCTGGGGTACCAGGACTCGAACCTAGAACAACTGAACCAGAATCAGCCGTGTTGCCAATTACACCATACCCCACCGCGCTTGACCCCCTTGCGGGGCTCGTTGGCGACTCCGAAAGAATAGCCCAGGTTGGGGGTCAAGGCCAAAACGATTGACGGCGGCCGGATCCCCCTGGCGGCGGAGTGCACCCGGGGGTCCGTTATGTAACGCTGCTTTCGGAGATCCGTCCGCATGTGAGGAGCCTGAGCCTTGGCTGAGAACCCGTTCTTCTCCCCCAGCACGTTGCCCTACAAGCTGCCCAACTTCGCCGAGATCCGGGAGGAGCACTACCTGCCCGCGTTCGAGCGCGGCATGACCGACCAACTACGGGAGGTCGAGGCGATCGCCGGCGACCCCGGCCCGGCGACGTTCGCCAACACGGTCGAGGCCCTGGAACGCTCGGGCCAGATCCTGAAACGGGCGGCGACGGTGTTCATGAGCATCGCCTCCTCCGACGCCACCGACGGCATCCGGGAGATCGAGACCGAGATCCTCCCCAAGCTGACCAAGCACGGCGACGCCATCCACCTCAACCGCGCCCTCTACGAGCGGATCAAGCAGGTCGCCACCGAGGACCCGGAGGAGGCGTGGCTGCTGGAGAAGTACCGCGTGGACTTCGTCCGGGCCGGCGCCGACCTGTCCGAGGCCGACCAGGAGCGGCTCAAGGGGCTCAACGAGGAGCTGACCAAGCTCGCCACCACCTTCTCGCAGAACCTGCTGACGGCCTCCACCGCCTCCGCGCTGGTCGTCGAGGACGTCAGCGAGCTCGACGGGCTCTCCGAGAGCGCGATCAAGGCGATCGAGAAGGACGGCAAGTACGTCCTGCCGCTGCTCAACTTCACCAACCAGCCCGCCCTGGCCGAGCTGACCGACCGGCAGACCCGCAGGAAGCTGTACGAGCTGTCGGTGAGCCGGGCGCCGGAGAACTTCGACCTGGCCGTCAAGCTGGCGACGCTCCGCGCCGAGCGGGCCGCCCTGCTCGGCTACCCCAGCCACGCCGCCTACTCCGTCGCCGACCAGACGGCCAAGACCACCGACGCCGTCGAGGAGATGCTCGGCAAGCTGGTGGGCCCGGCGGTGGCCAACGCCCGCCGCGAGGCCGAGCTGCTGAGCGAGCAGGCCGGCTTCCCCATCGAGGCGTGGGACTGGTCGTTCTACGCGGAGAAGGTGCGTAAGGCGCGCTACGACTTCGACAGCTCCGAGCTGCGCCCCTACTTCGAGCTGGACCAGGTGCTGCGGGACGGTGTCTTCCACGCCGCCGGCGAGCTGTACGGGATCACCTTCGCCGACCGGGACGACCTGGCCGGCTACCACCCGGACGTACGGGTCTTCGAGGTGTTCAACGCGGACGGCTCGCAGCTCGGCCTGTTCGTGTTCGACCCCTACGCCCGGCCGACCAAGCGCGGCGGCGCGTGGATGAACAACCTCGTGGACCAGTCGCACCTGTTCGGCGAGCTGCCCGTGGTGATGAACAACCTCAACGTCACCAAGCCCGCCGAGGGCCCGACCCTGCTGACCTTCGACGAGGTCAACACCGCCTTCCACGAGTTCGGCCACGCCCTGCACGGCCTGTTCTCCGACGTCCGCTTCCCCCGGGTCTCCGGCACCGAGGTGCCGCGCGACTTCGTGGAGTACCCCTCGCAGGTCAACGAGATGTGGGCGACCTGGCCGTCGGTCCTCGCCAACTTCGCCAGGCACCACGAGACCGGGGAGCCGGTTCCGGCGGAGCTGCTGGAGAAGATGAAGGCCGCCGAGAAGTTCAACCAGGGCTTCGCGACCGTGGAGTATCTCGCCGCGGCGCTGCTCGACTGGGCCTGGCACAAGCTGGCCCCCGGCGAGACCGTCGAGGACGCCGAGGCGTTCGAGGCCGCGGCCCTGGAGCGCGCGGGGATCGCCTTCGACCTGGTCCGCACGCGCTACCGGACCAACTACTTCGCCCACATCTTCTCCAGCGGCGTGGGCGGCTACAGCGCCGGCTACTACTCCTACATCTGGAGTGAGGTGCTGGACGCCGAGAGCGTCGAGTGGTTCAAGGAGAACGACGGCCTCAAGCGCGGCAACGGCGACCACTTCCGGTCCGCCCTGCTGTCGGTCGGCGGCTCCATGGACGTGATGGCCGCCTTCCGCAACTTCCGCGGTCGCGACCCTCGCATCGAGCCCCTGCTGGAGCGCCGCGGGCTGCTGACCTGATCCCTCCCCCCGGCCGGGGCTGAGACGGCTCCACCCCGGCCGGAGGGCTCCGGGCCGCCACCGGACGGCATCCGCCCGCCTTCCCGCCCTCCAGAACGGCCTGGCGGCCCGCCGGGCGACCTCCAGGCACCGGCCCACGCTCCGGGACCGGCGGCCACCGGGCCCCTCGGCCCGCCCGGAGCGGGTCACCACGGCCCGTGGCCCGCACCGGGACCGGCATCCGCCCGTCAGGGGTTCGCCCGTCAGGGGTTCGCCCGTCAGGGGTCCAGCTCGGCGACGGCCTCCCTGAGCCACCGCCTCTCGGCCTCGCCGGTCGCGCGGGCGACCAGGAGCATCCCGCGGTGGAACGGGTCGGGGACCTCCTCGGCCCGCAGCGGCCTGCCGTCCCGGTAGAAGAAGCTGGCAGGGGCCTCCAGGAAGTCGAGGCGGCGGCGGAGCACCCGGGCCCGGTCCGCGCGGCCGGGGAGCTGGGACAGGAAGGTCAGCAGGCCGAAGAAGCGGGTCTGATCGCTGATGTCGAGGTCGGCGGGCTCCCGGAGCCGTCGCAGGAGCTCCGCCCGCCCGGCCTCGGTCAGGGTGAGGACCTGACGGCGGGCCGCGCCCGCCCCCTCCTCCTCGTGCCGCTCCACGAGCCCGGCCCTCTCCAGCCGGGTGATCGCCGGGTAGAGGGCGCCGTCGCTGACCGGCCGGAGATGGCCGCTCAACTCCAGGATCCGGGCCTTGAGCTCGTAACCGTGCATCGGCCCCTCCCCGAGGAGGCCAAGGATCGACAGGGTCAGGTCGCCGCTTGCCATGGAAGCATCGTATCGCTATACCTCTAAACGAGATAGCTCGAAACGAGGTATGAATATGCGACTGATCCGCCTTGCCCTGCCCGTCTACGTGGAGTTGCTGACCGCCGTGGTCGCGGTCGGCCTGATCGACCTGCTCTGGGTCTCCGGCCTGGGCAGCCAGGCCGTGGCCGCGGTGACGGTGGCGACCACCACCGAATACCTCGCCCTGGGCGTCATCCTCGCCGTCCAGACCGGCACGACCGTCCTGGTCGGCCGGCGCGACGGCAAGGAACCGATCACACCGGTGATCCGTACGGCGTGGCTGCTCTGGGCGGCGGTCAGCCTGGCGGTGGCCGTCCCCGGCGTACTGCTCCGCGAGCCGCTCGCCCGGCTCTTCACCGATGACGCCGTGACGGCCGGCCTGACCGCCGACTTCTACCTGATCTCACTGGCCGGGCTCCCCGTCTTCTTCGCCCAGTCACTGACCGACGGGATCTTCAAGGGACGCGGCGACACCACGACCCCGATGCGCACCGCCCTGCTCTGCAACGCGCTGGTGATCGTCCTCGACCCGCTGTTCATCTACGGGCTCGACCTCGGCGTGCCGGGCGCCGCCGCGGCGACCGTGCTGGCCCGGGCGGTCACGCTCGCCGTCGCGCTGACCCTTCTCTCCCGGCGGGCGCCCCGCGACCGTCCGGCGCGCGCCAACCGCGCCGACGCCGTGGCCATCGTCCGCACCGGCCTGCCCATGGCCGGGGACTTCCTGGCCCGGTCCCTCGCCGGCATGGTCCTGGTGGAGGTGGTCGGCGGGTTCGGCATCGTGGCGCTGGCGGGCTACGGCATCGGGACGAAGATCATGCTGGCCGGGGTGATGGCCTTCTACGCGCTCCGCCAGGCCGCCATGATCCAGACGGCCCGCTCCGGCGACGCGGGACCCGTCCTCGGGTACGGCCTGGCGGCGGGCCTGGCCGTCGCCGCGGTGCTCAACGCCCTCGCCACGCCCGCGGCGGGCCTGTTCACCGGCGATCCGGCGGTGGCCGCCGAGGCCGCGGGCTTCCTGCGCTGGATGACGCTCTACCTGGTCCCGTTCGGCGGGCTGATCTCCGTCGGCGGGGTGCTCCAGGCGAGCGGGAAGGGGAGCAGGCTGCTCGTCGCCACCCTGGCGGGTCTCGCGGCCCAGCTCCCTCTCGCCTACGCGCTCGGCGCCGCGCTCGGCCTCCCCGGCGTCTGGCTGGCGATGGCGGCCGGAGCCGCCCTCACGCTCGCGCTCGTCGCGGGGCCCGGCCTGCCGGGCGGCTCCGCCCCCTCGGCCGCGGGCCCCGTCCGGTCGCGTCTCAGCCCTGGAGCCTGGCGAGGGCGGCGCGGATCCGATCCATCGAACGCTCCCGGCCGAGCGCCTCGATCGACTCGAACAGCGGCAGGCCGACGGTCCGGCCGGTGACGGCCACCCGGACCGGGGCCTGGGCCTTGCCGAGCTTGAGGCCGTGCTCGGCGCCGACCTCCTCCAGCGCGCTCTTGAGCGACTCGGAGTCCATGTTGACCTTCTCAAGACGGGCGAGGTAGCCGGTGAGGATCTCCACCGCGGCGTTCTTCATGGCCTTGTCCCACGACGCCTGGTCGAAGACGGGCTCGTCCAGGAAGAGGAAGTCCACGTTCGCAGTGATCTCGGACAGGACCGCGATCCGGGTCTGGGCGAGCTCGGCGACCTTGGCGAAGGTCTCCCGGTCCCAGCTCGGGTCCAGCCACGGCTCGCAGCGGGCGACGAAGGTGTCGAGCGGCAGCGCCCGGATGTATTCGCCGTTGAAGGCACGGAGCTTCTTCTCGTCGAAGAAGGCCGGGGACGGGTTGACGTTCGCCAGGTCGAACAGCGGCACCATCTCGGCCCAGGGCATGATCTCCCGGTCGTCGCCCGGCCCCCAGCCGAGCAGCATGAGGTAGTTGACCATGGCCTCGGCCAGGTAGCCCTCCTCGCGGTAGGACTCCAGGGCGACCTTGTCGCGGCGCTTGGACAGCTTCTGGCGCTTCTCGTTGACGATGACCGGCACGTGCGCCCAGGTGGGCGGGGCGACGCCCAGCGCCTCCCAGAGCAGCTGCTGCTTGGGCGTGTTGGACAGGTGCTCCTCGGCGCGGACCACGTGGCTGATCCGCATCTCGATGTCGTCGACCACGTTGGCCAGCACGAACAGCGGGGAGCCGTCGGCCCGCGCGACGACGAAGTCCTCCATCGCCTCGTTGGGGAACTCGACCGTGCCGCGGACCAGGTCCTGGACCACGGTGACGCCGTCGTCCGGGGTGCGGAAGCGGACCGCGCCCTCGGTCAGGCCCCGGTCGCGGCAGAAGCCGTCGTAGCCCTTGTGCTCCGAGCCGGTGCGGGCCTTCACCTCGTCGCGGGTGCAGACGCAGTAGTAGGCGCGGCCGTCGGCGACCAGCTTGGCCGCCGCCTCCCGGTGCTGCTCCTCGTAGGCCGACTGGAAGTAGGGACCCTCGAAGAACGGGCTGTCGCCGTTGATGCCGATCCAGGCCAGCGCCGAGATGATGCCCTCGGTCCACTCGGGCCGGTTGCGGGCGGCGTCGGTGTCCTCGATGCGCAGCACGAACGTGCCGCCGGACTGCTCGGCCAGCGCCCAGTTGAACAGCGCCGAACGGGCGCCGCCGACGTGGAACATGCCGGTGGGAGAGGGAGCGAAACGAACCCTAGTCACGGGAGACCACCCGGTTGGTGAGAGTGCCGATTCCTTCGATGCCGACGCTGACCTCGTCGCCGACGTCCAGCGGGCCGACCCCCTCGGGCGTCCCGGTGAGGATGACGTCGCCGGGGATCAGGGTCATGACCGCGCTCACGTGGGCGATCAGCGTCGGGATGTCGTACATGAGCTTGGAGGTGCGCGAGCTCTGCTTGATCTCGCCGTTCACCGTCGTGGTGATGCCCAGGTCACCCGGGTCGAGCTCGGTCTGGATCCACGGGCCGAGCGGGCAGAAGGTGTCGAAGCCCTTGGCGCGGGTGAACTGGACGTCCTTCTTCTGCAGGTCCCGGGCCGTGACGTCGTTGGCGCAGGTGTAGCCGAAGACGACCTCGTGGGCCCGCTCCGCGGGGACCTCCCGGCAGAGCCTGCCGATGACCACGGCCAGCTCCCCCTCGAAGTCGACCCGCCGGGACAGCCCCGTCGGGTAGGCGATGGCCTCCCCCGAACCGATCACCGAGGTGGAGGGCTTCAGGAAGACCAGCGGCTCGTCGGGGACGTCTCCGCCCATCTCGCGGGCGTGGTCGGCGTAGTTCCTGCCGATCGCGACGACCTTGCTGGGCAACATGGGCGCGACCAGCTTGACCTGCGAGAGCGAGTAACGCTCACCGGTGAACTGGATCGGGCCGAAGGGGTGGCCGGAGATCGCGGAGATGAACTCCTCGCCGGGTCCGCCCTCGACCACGCCGAATCCGACACCCTCACCTGTGGAGAACCTCGCTATACGCACACGACAAGGCTAGTCGCGCCCGGGGTCCCGCCGGACCGCCGCCCGGCGGACCGGCGCCGCCGCGCCGCGCGGAGAGCGCCGCGCACCTTCCCGGCGCTCCCGGGGCAGAGCGGCTTTGGACAAGCGCCGCTAATCAGACTTATTACACATATCCAGGATTTCCCCACAAAAAGGTATGTCCCGGTTGCTGTTCTTATGGGGGGTATTACGCCCTGTAAGCAGCATTGGGGAAGCACACGGCTTCCCCTCGGGGGAAGGAATCGACGTGACCGAAGCCAACACGGTGAACGTGCCGAAGGGCGACGAGAACCCGGTGCCGCGGGCTCGGACCGATGCCCCTGGAGGCCAGGGAGGGCTGGCCACCCCCAAGGGAAACACGAGCATCGACAGCGGGGTCGTAGCGAAGATCGCCGGCATGGCGGCCCGGGAGGTCTCGGGCGTCTACAACATGGGCGCCGGAACCGCGCGGGCGCTCGGCGCGGTCCGCGGCATGGTCGGCGGCGACAAGAGCGTCACCCAGGGTGTGTCCGTCGAGGTGGGCGAGCGGCAGGCGGCCGTCGACCTCGACCTGGTGGTCGAGTACGGCGTGGCCATCCCGGACGTCGCCTCCGCCGTGCGCCGCAACGTGATCACGGCCGTCGAGCGCATGACCGGGCTTGAGGTGACCGAGGTCAACATCAAGGTCGACGACGTGCACATGCCCGGCCAGGAGAAGGACGAGGAGAGGGCGGAGGACTCCGAGCAGGGGCCGCGCGTCCGGTGAGCGACCTCGCGCACGAGATCGCCGACGCCGTACGGCGATGCCCCGATGTCGCCGACCTGTCAGGCGGCCCCTTCGGAACCGTGGCGACCTACCTGCCCGGCGAGAGGGTGTCCGGCGTCGCGTTACGCGACGGCGAGG comes from Streptosporangium roseum DSM 43021 and encodes:
- a CDS encoding TlpA disulfide reductase family protein; the protein is MITLLADGHEEKIDGLVVPHGVPILGWERKPHGWCRGDACIPSFRAVAAETEDGVDLVRFAELLGRQAVADLDEGVVVVGEPAAPALGRAPEFGPLAGLRGTKVALVFWASWCGCRYDLPAWEALHRELGGYGFSVVSVSLDRDPQDAREWLADVTHPAVIDADGRIAELYNVINVPTVVWIDEEGRIARPQDTMTATDTFRSMNGLSSERATAALRRWVIDGDAGTALRELRAPTGDERLARLHGRLAAWLFRDDRRAAGERHLARAAELAPHDLAIRRGLMPLNGVDPFGEAYFDLRQELEDSGVAIYRPLPDWHEEAPR
- a CDS encoding M3 family metallopeptidase; translated protein: MAENPFFSPSTLPYKLPNFAEIREEHYLPAFERGMTDQLREVEAIAGDPGPATFANTVEALERSGQILKRAATVFMSIASSDATDGIREIETEILPKLTKHGDAIHLNRALYERIKQVATEDPEEAWLLEKYRVDFVRAGADLSEADQERLKGLNEELTKLATTFSQNLLTASTASALVVEDVSELDGLSESAIKAIEKDGKYVLPLLNFTNQPALAELTDRQTRRKLYELSVSRAPENFDLAVKLATLRAERAALLGYPSHAAYSVADQTAKTTDAVEEMLGKLVGPAVANARREAELLSEQAGFPIEAWDWSFYAEKVRKARYDFDSSELRPYFELDQVLRDGVFHAAGELYGITFADRDDLAGYHPDVRVFEVFNADGSQLGLFVFDPYARPTKRGGAWMNNLVDQSHLFGELPVVMNNLNVTKPAEGPTLLTFDEVNTAFHEFGHALHGLFSDVRFPRVSGTEVPRDFVEYPSQVNEMWATWPSVLANFARHHETGEPVPAELLEKMKAAEKFNQGFATVEYLAAALLDWAWHKLAPGETVEDAEAFEAAALERAGIAFDLVRTRYRTNYFAHIFSSGVGGYSAGYYSYIWSEVLDAESVEWFKENDGLKRGNGDHFRSALLSVGGSMDVMAAFRNFRGRDPRIEPLLERRGLLT
- a CDS encoding PadR family transcriptional regulator, encoding MASGDLTLSILGLLGEGPMHGYELKARILELSGHLRPVSDGALYPAITRLERAGLVERHEEEGAGAARRQVLTLTEAGRAELLRRLREPADLDISDQTRFFGLLTFLSQLPGRADRARVLRRRLDFLEAPASFFYRDGRPLRAEEVPDPFHRGMLLVARATGEAERRWLREAVAELDP
- a CDS encoding MATE family efflux transporter, which codes for MRLIRLALPVYVELLTAVVAVGLIDLLWVSGLGSQAVAAVTVATTTEYLALGVILAVQTGTTVLVGRRDGKEPITPVIRTAWLLWAAVSLAVAVPGVLLREPLARLFTDDAVTAGLTADFYLISLAGLPVFFAQSLTDGIFKGRGDTTTPMRTALLCNALVIVLDPLFIYGLDLGVPGAAAATVLARAVTLAVALTLLSRRAPRDRPARANRADAVAIVRTGLPMAGDFLARSLAGMVLVEVVGGFGIVALAGYGIGTKIMLAGVMAFYALRQAAMIQTARSGDAGPVLGYGLAAGLAVAAVLNALATPAAGLFTGDPAVAAEAAGFLRWMTLYLVPFGGLISVGGVLQASGKGSRLLVATLAGLAAQLPLAYALGAALGLPGVWLAMAAGAALTLALVAGPGLPGGSAPSAAGPVRSRLSPGAWRGRRGSDPSNAPGRAPRSTRTAAGRRSGR
- the gltX gene encoding glutamate--tRNA ligase, giving the protein MFHVGGARSALFNWALAEQSGGTFVLRIEDTDAARNRPEWTEGIISALAWIGINGDSPFFEGPYFQSAYEEQHREAAAKLVADGRAYYCVCTRDEVKARTGSEHKGYDGFCRDRGLTEGAVRFRTPDDGVTVVQDLVRGTVEFPNEAMEDFVVARADGSPLFVLANVVDDIEMRISHVVRAEEHLSNTPKQQLLWEALGVAPPTWAHVPVIVNEKRQKLSKRRDKVALESYREEGYLAEAMVNYLMLLGWGPGDDREIMPWAEMVPLFDLANVNPSPAFFDEKKLRAFNGEYIRALPLDTFVARCEPWLDPSWDRETFAKVAELAQTRIAVLSEITANVDFLFLDEPVFDQASWDKAMKNAAVEILTGYLARLEKVNMDSESLKSALEEVGAEHGLKLGKAQAPVRVAVTGRTVGLPLFESIEALGRERSMDRIRAALARLQG
- a CDS encoding fumarylacetoacetate hydrolase family protein — translated: MRIARFSTGEGVGFGVVEGGPGEEFISAISGHPFGPIQFTGERYSLSQVKLVAPMLPSKVVAIGRNYADHAREMGGDVPDEPLVFLKPSTSVIGSGEAIAYPTGLSRRVDFEGELAVVIGRLCREVPAERAHEVVFGYTCANDVTARDLQKKDVQFTRAKGFDTFCPLGPWIQTELDPGDLGITTTVNGEIKQSSRTSKLMYDIPTLIAHVSAVMTLIPGDVILTGTPEGVGPLDVGDEVSVGIEGIGTLTNRVVSRD
- a CDS encoding Asp23/Gls24 family envelope stress response protein; translation: MTEANTVNVPKGDENPVPRARTDAPGGQGGLATPKGNTSIDSGVVAKIAGMAAREVSGVYNMGAGTARALGAVRGMVGGDKSVTQGVSVEVGERQAAVDLDLVVEYGVAIPDVASAVRRNVITAVERMTGLEVTEVNIKVDDVHMPGQEKDEERAEDSEQGPRVR
- a CDS encoding Asp23/Gls24 family envelope stress response protein, whose product is MSDLAHEIADAVRRCPDVADLSGGPFGTVATYLPGERVSGVALRDGEVEVSIVVQMGRPLPEIAEEVRTAIAPLVGDRPVNVYIGGIR